The DNA window ACAATTTTGTCATTGAGCACCACGGGATGAACTTCAGCCGTCTCAATATTCAACGCGCCATGGCGATAGCGTTCATTCTTGAGCGCCTGAGCAACCTCATCCTGCAACTTGAGCTGCGCCTGTAGTTCAGGCGAAGCAGCCACCTTGGCGGGAGCCGGCCCAGTGCCTTCCAGCCATGCTCCCACGCTGTTGTAAGCCAGCTGCGCTTTGTTAACGACAATTGCCGGATAGATCTGGTGCTTGCTTACTTCTCCGCTGCCGTTCACCACGAATTCCGTGACTACACTCAACTTGCCATCTACTTCAAGCAGTGAAGTTGTGCCGGTGGAAAGCTCTTCCGGCAGCATGGGAAAATTTCTGACGCCTGTGTAGACGGTGCAGGTTTCCTTACCCGCATGCAGGTCAATAGGCGTGCCTTTGGGGACGAAAGAATCCACATCGGCTATTCCGACCAGTACCCGCGTGGTGCCGTCCGGCAGCTTTTCCGCGTACTCAATCTGGTCAAGATCGCGCGAGGTGTCATTGTCAATGGAGGACCACAGCAGCTTGCGCAAGTCCTGGACGTTTCCCGGGGCAGCTTGCGGCGGTTTGCTCTTGATCGCAGCCAGTTGCTGCGCGACAGCCGGAGGGAATTCCGGCTCAAAGCCATTTTGCAGCATCAGTTGCTTTGCCGCTGCCTGAAGATCAAAGTGGGAGGGATGTGGATTATTCATAGATGAAAAGGGAAGCAGAAAAGCTTACCACGGCGGGCGGCTACTTATGTTGTCAGGCATCTACTTCGTTCGTAGCAGGCAAAAGTAAGGGCTGTCGGAATCGACAGCCCTGTTGGTGATAATTCTTAGTATTTACCGCGCAAACGTTCCCACAAACGCGCTGCGTTTGTCATGCAGCGTCCATGAAGTGTTCAGGTCTTTGCCACGATATTCGTCCGTCATGGCGACGGCGGGCATGGCGTGAGCGGTCTGCGTGAGCGGTTTGTAGAAAGTATCTTCGTTGCCGCAGAGGTGGTCTTTCTCGCCGATGGCCCGAGTTTCCACCGTGACGACATCGCCAGCCTGCAAGCGGGCGCGGGTATTGTGTTCGCCCTGCGCTACTTCCATGTCAATAGGCGCGTCCACGACGCGGACCACGTGGCGCAGAAGCTCGCCGCCCATCTCCTGAGCAAAGTTGATCAGCGCTGCGCGTTGTTGCGGCGTGGCCTGCCGATCAACCAGCAGCACGGACTTTGCAGGATACGGCTTGCCGTAAGGATCGCCCAGCGTGGCTTGCGCCTTGATTGCGCCGACGATGGTCAGGCCGTCGAGCGAGACGCCGTCCCACGTGCCTTCACCAATATGCCAGGCGACGATTGCTTCCTGTCCGGCGGTGTTCATTTCACCATTGGCAAAGCACTGGCCAACGTACACATCGGCACTGCGGGTTTCCAGGTATTGGCCTTTGATCTGTGGAGCTGAAGCGGCAAAGGCGCTCAAGCCCAGCAGTGTTATGAATATGAATGAAACCATAAGCTTTCTCATAGCACGCTCCCTGCTCTATCTATTGTAGTCTGCGGGATAAAAGATTCAACTCTCCGACGGTGTTCAGCGCCCACAAAAGTAAAGAGACGTAGCATGCTACGTCTCTACATTGAGAGCTGCGATGGTTGCGAGGCGCTTTCGCTGTGCCTGGCTTACTTGCTGGCTCCGCAGTGGCAGCCGCGCTCGCCGGAACAGCAATTTCCCGGCTCGGCCAGTTTGCCGTCAGGTCCGATGCAGGTCTGCGTCATGGCGCACCAGAAAAGGCCGTCGCCGGAGCGGGGAACCGTGGGATCAGGCGCGGACCAGATGTACTGGCTCTTCCAGTGCAGCGCTGAGCACAGCCCCGCCCGTTCTGTATTGAATCTTTCTGGTACGTTGCTCATGCTGCACCCCCTGCGGCCTGCGATCCGGCTGCGGCCAGAATGGCCCGCTTTACAGCTACCCGGGCCAGATGGATTTTGTGGGCGTTGTGTCCCAGGCTTTTGGCATTTGCTACGGCGGCTTGCGCGGCCTGGTCTGCCGTGGCCTGTGTGACGGCCTTGCCTTGCAGAGCCTGCGCCGCTTCCACAGAGACCCACGGAATGGGCGCGACGTGTCCCATGACGATCCGCGCGCTCTGCACCGTGCTAGCGTTCATCGTGAGGGCGACAGCGGCGGTGGCATATGGCCAGTCAAAAGCTTCTTTCTGGCGGACTTCATAGTGCGCGGCTCGAACGCCGGGAGCCGGCGGCACGATGACGTGCGAAATGAATTCATCAGGCTTAAGATCGTGTTCGCGTTCCTGCTCGGTCTTGGGGATGACAAAGAATTTCTCTACAGGAACTTCTCTCTTCCCGCGAGGTCCCACGATACTGACCTTCGCGTTATAAGCAATCAGCACCGGCGCAACGGTGGATGGGCTGACGAAAAGCGCGGGCCCATCATTGCCGAGAATGGCATGATAACGATTGTCGCCCTGGAGGACCAGCGACTTGCCATCTTTCTGCGCCAGCAAGCCGTGGCCTGCGCGGAAATACCAGCAGCGCGGGCGTTGGCAAAGATTTCCGCCAATGGTGGCGACGTTGCGAATCTGCGGACTGGCTGCATCACCGGCCGCGGCGGCCAGCATGGGAAAATTATGCTGTGCCGTGGAAGCCGCGCTGATTCTATCCAGCGTAACCAGTGCGCCCAGGTGGAGCGCGCCTTGCTCTGTGCTGATGGCATGCAGCCCTTCCACGGTCTTGATGTTCACCAGCCGTTTAGGCGTGGTGATCTCATCTTTCATCAGGGAAAGCAGATCGCTGCCGCCGGCCAGAATTTCCACTTCGCCCCAGCTCTTGCCGAGCAGGGCGGTCACCTGGTCCGCGGTGGTAGGAGAGGCGTAATCAAACGGTCGCATTGCTGCCTCCTTTCGGGTTGAGCGCGTTCACTACGCGATCGGGAGTGATGGGCAGGAACGGCACGCGCACGCCTATGGCATTGGCCACGGCATTTCCAATTGCAGCCATGGGGCCTACGGTCGGCGGTTCACCAAGACCGATCGGCCCGCGCTCGTCATAGCCTTTGCCCGTCATCATATGGACCACCAGCTCGCCAACATCGCCGATGCCCGCGAGGCGGTAGAAATCCATGTTGGGATTGAGCATGGTGCCAAGGTTGTTATCCATGATTTTTTCTTCGTAAAGCGTGGTGGCGATGCCCATGATCATGGCGCCGTAAACCTGACTCTCAGCCGTCTTCAGGCTGATGACAAGGCCGCAATCCTGCGCGCAGACCATTTTGTTCATCTTCACGATGCCCGTCTCCGTGTCCACGGAGACGTCAGCCATCACAGCGCCTCCAACACCGCTGGAAATGAGATCACCAGGCCCAGGATTTTTACCCAAGGTTTGGATAGGCTGTGTTCCCAGCCGCGCGCAGGCGTCTTTCCAACTCAAGCTGCGCGACGGGGCTGACTTTACGCGAATGCTTCCGCCAACAGCCTCGAGTTCGTCCGGCTTAGCGTTGAGCGCCGAAGCAACTTTGGCGAAGAGCTGTTCGCGTGCGTCAATGGCTGCGCGACGAGTAGAAGAACTGACGCCCCCAATCGTGGTGCTGCCGCCTGATCCGCCTGACTTTGGATATTGATTGTCGCCGATCTTCAATTCCATCTGGTTCAGTTGAAGACCCAGAGTGTCACCAGCAACAATCAGGATAGCGGTGCGGGTTCCCACGCCAAGGTCCTGAGTGCCCATTTGGATTTCTACAGAGCCAGTGGGATAGATGGTGAGGGCGCAGTTGCTTTCATGTCCGCGCCCGCCCCAAGTGTGGATGGCCAGCCCTAAGCCGCGTCTCTCAGTGCCGGAGCCTTGCCCGCGTGGATGCCAGTTCTTTTTCCAGCCGATCAGGTCAGCGGTAATCATCAGCTCGTCGCGGTATGTATCGGCGCGATGGTATGTATCTTCCGGCGGCGCCGTGAGCGCGATGTTTTTCAGCATGAGGTCCAGAGGATCCAAGCCCAGCTTGGCGGCACAATCCTCAATGGCCGACATGGTAATCAGACATCCTTGCGGATGATTGGGCGCACGCCACGCGCGTGCCGGGCCGATATTGGTAGCAACGGCTGTGTGCTGCTTGCGCTGGTTAGGAATGTTTACAACGTAAGGCATGGGTGGAGCGCCGCCGCCGCCCGGGCCGCCAGTGCCCCATGATTCAGATTGCCATGCCGTGAGTGTGCCATCTTTTTTGGCTCCGACTTTAACCCTCGCAAAGGCCGAAGGACGGCAGCCTGCGACCTCCAGTTCGGCATCGCGCTCCAGCATTACGCGGACCGGCTTGCCGCCTGCCTTTTTTGAAACCTGCGCGGTATAAGCGCCCCAGCGGTCAATGCCAAACTTGCTGCCAAAGCCTCCGCCGATGTGGTCCTGGTGCACGTGGACGTTGCTTTCCGGAATCTTCAGCGCCTGCGCGTACTGGCCTGCGAGCCCGGAAACATTCTGCGTGGAGATGTGGGAGAAGAGATGATCGTTGTCAGTCCACTCGGCGATGGAGCCGTGGCTTTCCAGACAGCAATGCGTGATCACTGGACAGCCATAAACGCCTTCAGAGACAACCTCCGCTTCTTTGAAGCCTGCGTCGGGATCGCCTTTGACCTGCTCGCTCTCTTTCTTGTAAGGCGAATTGTTGGGCTCTGGTTCTTTCACCGGAGCAGCCTGCAGCGCTTTGATTATATCGTCGCTGACTTCATTGTCTTTCATCCGCTTCGCCATCTCTGGACTAACTTTAAAAGCAAGCCCGCGCTTTTGTACCGCGGCGACAACCTGTTCGTCCGGTGCATCGTCATTCAACATCTGGAAGACATCGCGCTGGGTAAGCGGCCCGGTGCTCTCCGCGATGTTTTTAGGCTCGGAAAAATCGTCGACGAAGAAGGGAAGCGGCTGATATTCAACTTTGATGGCGCGCGCCGCGTCGGCTGCGGTGGGTTCATCAACGGCGGCTACGACCACAATGTCATCGCCGGCCCAGTGAATTTCACTGCCTTTATCCTGGATAATGTAAACGCCTTTTACTCCGGGCATTTTCTCAGCGGCGGAGGTATCAATGCTCACGACTTTGGCATGGGCATGCGGCGAGCGAACTACTTTGCCGTACAGCATGCCGGGCCGATGAACGTCATAGGTGTATTTGGCGCGGCCTGAAACTTTATCCGGGCCATCGACGCGGGAGATGCGTTTTCCAATCAGCGTCCGCTTGTCTGCGGCGGGCCATCCATATTTAGTATTGTCGTCTGCCATGGATCAGGCTCCTTTCGTCTTTGCGGCCTGCAAAACGGCGGCGCGCATTCCGGCATAAGTTCCGCATCGGCAGAAGTTTCCGCCCAGACCGTGTTTGATCTGCTCCGGCGTGGGGTTGGGATGCTGGTCAAGAAAAGCCTTGGTGGCCACAACGAAGCCCGGCGTGCAGAAGCCACATTGCTGCGCGTCATTATCGATAAAGGCCTGCTGGATGGGATGGAGATGGCCCGGCTCGCCGAGGCCTTCCACGGTTGTAATCTGCGCGCTCTGCGCATCAATGGCCAGCACGGAGCAGGAGTACACGGCTTTGTTGTCCATCAGCACGGTGCATGCGCCGCAGGTGCCGCGATCGCAAACGCGCTTGGCGCCGGTAAGCTCAAACTGGTCTCGCAATGCGTCCAGCAGGGTCACTCGCGGCTCAAGCTGCGCATTGAGCTTCTTGCCATTCACAGTGAGCGATACCGGAACCTTGCCCGGCCCCTGAACGTGCGGCGCGTCATCGAGCGCGAGCGCGCTGACATGGCTCACCAGCGGGACCGCGGCAGAGACTCCAGATATTTTCAGGAAGTCGCGCCGGGAAACTCCAGAGCTGGAAGATGATGGTTTAGATTCCTTGGCTTTGTCGCTTTTATCGGGCTTTGCAGGCTTCTCAGGCAGATCGTCCACAGGATGCCTCCATGAGTATTGCAGATCAGAATGACAGCAAATTGCGAAAACGAAATTGTAACTCTACGGGGTGGAGCGTGTCTTGTGGCAGAGGGCCAAGTGCGGGAGGTTTCCGATATTCACGAGCAAGCAAATGAATGATGGGTTGCGGGCAGTCGACAATACGGGGGTAAAACATGCCAGGGGCATTTCAGGGTGCTCATCTGGTGAAACTTCCTACAAGAGGACTTCTGGGGCCCGCGCCGCCGCAGGCGCGACAGGAGCCATGGTTGTGTTTCGTGAGGCTCCGGTAGACAATGGACGCGTGAGCCCGCACAAGCACCGGATCACCGAATACCTGCGGCCCAAAACGCTTGCGATGTTGTTGCTCGGGTTTTCTTCAGGCCTTCCTTTTCTCCTGGTGGGAAATACATTCGGCTACTGGCTGCGCGATGAACATACCTCCCTGACGGCGATCGGATTTCTTTCCTGGGTGGGTATCGCCTATTCGCTGAAGTTTCTGTGGGCGCCCGTAATGGATCGCGTCGATTTGCCATTGTTTAGGCGGCTTGGACGTCGGCGCGGGTGGATGATGTTCTCGCAAGTTGTCGTCGGGCTGGCGCTGTGCGCGATGGGCGGAGCGGGCACCAAATTCGGGCTTGGCCGGCTCGGAGCTCTGTCGCTTGTCGTCGCGTTTGCCTCATCGACACAAGACATCGTGGTCGACGCCTGGCGAATCGAATCGGCAGACGATGGAGAAGAACAAGGTCTTCTCGCGTCTGCTTATCAGTTCAGCTATCGCATGGCGATCCTGGCTACAGATTCCCTGATCCTCATCCTGGCAGCGACCGTGGGCTGGCGCATGTCTTACGGTATTTACGGTGCGGCTATGGCAGTTGGAATCATCGCGACCTGGTTTGCCAGGGAACCGGAGCGCGCGGATGCGGTGATGCATGAAAAAGAGCGGGCAGCGCCGATTTGGACGTGGCGCGGCTTCTTTGACGCTGTGGTGGGACCGTTCATCGCTTTTTTTCGTGCACATGGCTGGCTCGCGTTCGTGATGTTGGCGGCAATCAGTCTCTACCGGGTGCCGGACTTCATCATGGGGCCGATGGCGAATCCCTACTACCACGACATCGGTCTTTCGAAGGCAACGGTCGGAGCCGTGCGCGGGTCAATCGGACTCGTTGCGACGTTTGCAGGCATTGCAGCCGGCGGATTCTGTTCGCTGAAGCTTGGCTACATGCGCGCGCTCATCATCGGGGGCATTTTGCAGTCTGCCGCCATCGCCGCGTATGCGACTCTCTCCATTGCGGGCGCCACAGTTCCTCTCTTTGCGCTGATCATGGCAGGTGATAACTTCGGCATCAGCTTTGCAGGCGTTGCGCTTATAGCCTACATGTCAAGTCTCACCAACATTGGATACACCGCCACGCAGTATGCGCTGTTGAGTTCAACCTATGCCTGGCTGGGAAAGATATTGAAGGGGTTTTCGGGCGCTGAGGTGGAAAGACTGAGCGCCACGCACGGCCTTATTCATGCCTACGGCATTTTCTTTATCGTTTGCGGGCTGACCGGCGTGCCTGCCGTCCTTCTTTTTGCGGCCCTGGATTACTGGCACAGGCGGAAACAACCGGTCGCAGCGATGGGTTTGC is part of the Terriglobia bacterium genome and encodes:
- a CDS encoding DUF1326 domain-containing protein; this encodes MRKLMVSFIFITLLGLSAFAASAPQIKGQYLETRSADVYVGQCFANGEMNTAGQEAIVAWHIGEGTWDGVSLDGLTIVGAIKAQATLGDPYGKPYPAKSVLLVDRQATPQQRAALINFAQEMGGELLRHVVRVVDAPIDMEVAQGEHNTRARLQAGDVVTVETRAIGEKDHLCGNEDTFYKPLTQTAHAMPAVAMTDEYRGKDLNTSWTLHDKRSAFVGTFAR
- a CDS encoding FAD binding domain-containing protein, with the protein product MRPFDYASPTTADQVTALLGKSWGEVEILAGGSDLLSLMKDEITTPKRLVNIKTVEGLHAISTEQGALHLGALVTLDRISAASTAQHNFPMLAAAAGDAASPQIRNVATIGGNLCQRPRCWYFRAGHGLLAQKDGKSLVLQGDNRYHAILGNDGPALFVSPSTVAPVLIAYNAKVSIVGPRGKREVPVEKFFVIPKTEQEREHDLKPDEFISHVIVPPAPGVRAAHYEVRQKEAFDWPYATAAVALTMNASTVQSARIVMGHVAPIPWVSVEAAQALQGKAVTQATADQAAQAAVANAKSLGHNAHKIHLARVAVKRAILAAAGSQAAGGAA
- a CDS encoding xanthine dehydrogenase family protein molybdopterin-binding subunit; the encoded protein is MADDNTKYGWPAADKRTLIGKRISRVDGPDKVSGRAKYTYDVHRPGMLYGKVVRSPHAHAKVVSIDTSAAEKMPGVKGVYIIQDKGSEIHWAGDDIVVVAAVDEPTAADAARAIKVEYQPLPFFVDDFSEPKNIAESTGPLTQRDVFQMLNDDAPDEQVVAAVQKRGLAFKVSPEMAKRMKDNEVSDDIIKALQAAPVKEPEPNNSPYKKESEQVKGDPDAGFKEAEVVSEGVYGCPVITHCCLESHGSIAEWTDNDHLFSHISTQNVSGLAGQYAQALKIPESNVHVHQDHIGGGFGSKFGIDRWGAYTAQVSKKAGGKPVRVMLERDAELEVAGCRPSAFARVKVGAKKDGTLTAWQSESWGTGGPGGGGAPPMPYVVNIPNQRKQHTAVATNIGPARAWRAPNHPQGCLITMSAIEDCAAKLGLDPLDLMLKNIALTAPPEDTYHRADTYRDELMITADLIGWKKNWHPRGQGSGTERRGLGLAIHTWGGRGHESNCALTIYPTGSVEIQMGTQDLGVGTRTAILIVAGDTLGLQLNQMELKIGDNQYPKSGGSGGSTTIGGVSSSTRRAAIDAREQLFAKVASALNAKPDELEAVGGSIRVKSAPSRSLSWKDACARLGTQPIQTLGKNPGPGDLISSGVGGAVMADVSVDTETGIVKMNKMVCAQDCGLVISLKTAESQVYGAMIMGIATTLYEEKIMDNNLGTMLNPNMDFYRLAGIGDVGELVVHMMTGKGYDERGPIGLGEPPTVGPMAAIGNAVANAIGVRVPFLPITPDRVVNALNPKGGSNATV
- a CDS encoding (2Fe-2S)-binding protein; its protein translation is MPEKPAKPDKSDKAKESKPSSSSSGVSRRDFLKISGVSAAVPLVSHVSALALDDAPHVQGPGKVPVSLTVNGKKLNAQLEPRVTLLDALRDQFELTGAKRVCDRGTCGACTVLMDNKAVYSCSVLAIDAQSAQITTVEGLGEPGHLHPIQQAFIDNDAQQCGFCTPGFVVATKAFLDQHPNPTPEQIKHGLGGNFCRCGTYAGMRAAVLQAAKTKGA
- a CDS encoding MFS transporter produces the protein MVVFREAPVDNGRVSPHKHRITEYLRPKTLAMLLLGFSSGLPFLLVGNTFGYWLRDEHTSLTAIGFLSWVGIAYSLKFLWAPVMDRVDLPLFRRLGRRRGWMMFSQVVVGLALCAMGGAGTKFGLGRLGALSLVVAFASSTQDIVVDAWRIESADDGEEQGLLASAYQFSYRMAILATDSLILILAATVGWRMSYGIYGAAMAVGIIATWFAREPERADAVMHEKERAAPIWTWRGFFDAVVGPFIAFFRAHGWLAFVMLAAISLYRVPDFIMGPMANPYYHDIGLSKATVGAVRGSIGLVATFAGIAAGGFCSLKLGYMRALIIGGILQSAAIAAYATLSIAGATVPLFALIMAGDNFGISFAGVALIAYMSSLTNIGYTATQYALLSSTYAWLGKILKGFSGAEVERLSATHGLIHAYGIFFIVCGLTGVPAVLLFAALDYWHRRKQPVAAMGLQSNS